A single genomic interval of Adhaeribacter pallidiroseus harbors:
- a CDS encoding SPASM domain-containing protein, with amino-acid sequence MTGKLHDAFNLFSKLTWRRAGNMGQVVSSYLLSKLTKKARHWGHPISISFEPTTSCNLRCPECPSGLRSFTRPTGMLPEHLFKNTIDQLHQKLLYLIFYFQGEPYLHPQFLEMVQYASAKKIYTATSTNAHYLTQENARKTVESGLDRLIISIDGTTQETYQAYRVGGSLNKVIEGTRNLLKWKKELKSRTPFVIFQFLVVRPNEHQLADVKKLAADLGVDAIWFKTAQIYDYAQGSPLIPTIDYYSRYQHNGNGTYQIKNKLLNHCWRMWHSCVITWDGLVVPCCFDKDAEYRMGDLKTQTFRALWRGTTYQKFRGAVLKSRSQVEMCKNCTEGTKVWG; translated from the coding sequence ATGACCGGAAAATTGCACGATGCTTTTAATTTGTTTTCTAAACTTACCTGGCGGCGGGCCGGTAACATGGGGCAGGTGGTAAGCAGCTACCTTTTATCAAAGCTTACCAAAAAAGCAAGGCACTGGGGCCACCCCATTAGTATTTCCTTCGAGCCGACTACCTCGTGCAATTTGCGGTGCCCCGAGTGCCCCAGCGGTTTGCGCTCGTTTACCCGGCCTACCGGCATGTTACCCGAGCATTTATTTAAAAATACCATCGACCAACTGCACCAAAAGCTGCTTTATTTAATTTTTTATTTTCAGGGCGAACCGTATCTGCATCCTCAATTTCTGGAAATGGTACAATATGCTTCGGCTAAAAAAATATACACGGCTACTTCCACGAATGCGCATTACCTTACCCAGGAAAATGCCCGTAAAACCGTAGAATCAGGTCTGGACCGGCTTATTATTTCCATCGATGGCACTACCCAGGAAACCTACCAAGCCTATCGTGTGGGCGGCAGCTTAAACAAAGTTATCGAAGGTACCCGCAACCTGCTTAAATGGAAAAAAGAGTTAAAATCCAGAACGCCCTTTGTAATTTTTCAATTTCTGGTAGTACGTCCCAACGAACACCAGTTAGCCGATGTTAAAAAATTAGCCGCAGATTTAGGCGTAGATGCTATCTGGTTTAAAACCGCCCAGATTTACGATTACGCCCAAGGCTCTCCCCTAATCCCGACCATTGATTATTACTCGCGCTACCAGCACAACGGTAACGGTACGTACCAGATTAAAAATAAACTACTCAACCATTGCTGGCGCATGTGGCATTCGTGCGTTATAACCTGGGATGGCTTGGTTGTACCCTGCTGTTTCGATAAAGATGCCGAATACCGAATGGGCGATTTAAAAACGCAAACCTTCCGGGCCTTGTGGCGTGGCACTACGTACCAAAAGTTTCGGGGAGCGGTTTTGAAATCGCGCAGCCAGGTAGAGATGTGTAAAAACTGCACCGAGGGCACCAAAGTATGGGGTTAA
- a CDS encoding putative signal transducing protein, translating into MENKLITIATFPDALKAQIMRGRLEAEGIPAFIADEHTITNQPYLYMAYGGVRLQVAEQDRERAQQALQASEPFSVDPAPEHFPDQCPNCHSPKVTETTSINQPSLLSLLRNVLTFRDPQTPVRRFTCANCGYKWIVEN; encoded by the coding sequence ATGGAAAACAAACTAATTACCATTGCTACTTTTCCGGATGCTTTAAAGGCCCAGATCATGCGCGGTCGCTTAGAGGCTGAAGGCATACCTGCTTTTATTGCTGATGAACACACCATTACCAACCAGCCTTACTTGTACATGGCCTACGGCGGCGTACGCCTGCAGGTAGCCGAACAAGACCGGGAACGGGCTCAGCAAGCCTTACAAGCCAGTGAACCATTTTCGGTAGATCCGGCTCCGGAGCATTTCCCGGACCAATGCCCCAACTGCCACTCCCCTAAAGTAACCGAAACAACTTCCATCAACCAGCCCTCGTTATTAAGCCTGCTCCGTAACGTATTAACGTTTCGCGACCCACAAACACCTGTCCGGCGATTTACCTGCGCGAATTGCGGTTATAAATGGATCGTTGAAAACTAA
- a CDS encoding mechanosensitive ion channel family protein, producing the protein MTQLEEALSLLIKKLEIWMKQLILMLPNLFIALILLVVTFYVARQMRRFSEKLLPRVSHSAALNNLFATMVQTGTLLVGVFFVLTILKLDKTVTTMLAGVGIIGLALGFAFQDIAANFISGVIIAVRKPFGVGDVIETNEYFGTIERINMRTIDLRRVTGELVKVPNRKVFESVMVNYTHYGIRRIDLRMGVSYAEDLERVQQIVKEAVNGIKGMIENREVEVVYDEFGDSSINFLVRFWIQYKRQTDYVHAKSAAIIKIKKAFDAGNIQIPFPIRTLDFAIKGGESLNQQLKETLEKARRNASQNGKKEAEDS; encoded by the coding sequence ATGACTCAATTGGAAGAAGCCTTAAGTCTGTTAATTAAAAAACTGGAGATATGGATGAAGCAGCTTATTTTAATGCTGCCCAACCTGTTTATTGCGCTCATCCTTTTAGTGGTTACCTTTTACGTAGCCCGGCAAATGCGCCGGTTCTCGGAAAAATTACTACCCCGCGTATCGCACAGTGCCGCCTTGAATAACTTATTTGCCACCATGGTGCAAACCGGTACCTTGCTAGTAGGCGTTTTCTTTGTGCTTACCATCTTGAAACTCGATAAAACAGTTACTACCATGCTGGCCGGGGTGGGAATTATTGGTTTAGCCCTGGGTTTTGCTTTTCAGGATATCGCGGCCAACTTTATTTCGGGGGTAATTATTGCGGTACGGAAGCCATTTGGCGTGGGCGATGTCATCGAAACCAACGAATACTTTGGCACCATTGAGCGCATTAACATGCGCACCATTGATTTACGGCGGGTAACCGGCGAACTGGTAAAAGTACCGAATCGTAAAGTGTTTGAAAGTGTAATGGTTAATTACACCCATTACGGCATTCGGCGCATTGATTTAAGAATGGGCGTATCGTACGCCGAAGACCTGGAACGCGTGCAGCAAATTGTGAAAGAAGCCGTAAACGGCATTAAAGGCATGATTGAAAACCGCGAAGTGGAAGTAGTATACGATGAGTTTGGCGATAGCTCTATTAACTTCCTGGTGCGATTCTGGATACAGTACAAACGCCAAACCGACTACGTGCACGCGAAAAGCGCGGCCATTATAAAAATTAAAAAAGCGTTTGATGCCGGCAATATTCAAATTCCATTTCCGATTCGTACGCTGGATTTTGCCATTAAAGGCGGCGAATCGCTGAACCAGCAGTTAAAAGAAACCTTAGAAAAAGCCCGGAGAAACGCTTCGCAAAACGGTAAAAAAGAAGCGGAAGATTCCTAA
- a CDS encoding YybH family protein — MKNVLFLLLLFLLPLSYVQAQKAKTDTGDSAAILRVLNKQVAAWNQGNIPEFMRTYWNSPDLVFVSGTTVTKGWQPTLERYQKTYSSREKMGILKFTNLKVRAVAKDSATVLGNWALTRANDHPHGEFILKLRKLNNQWYIVRDQTKQY; from the coding sequence ATGAAGAATGTATTATTCCTACTTCTACTTTTTCTGTTGCCACTGAGTTATGTTCAGGCTCAAAAAGCAAAAACCGATACCGGTGACTCGGCGGCCATTCTGCGGGTATTAAACAAGCAAGTAGCCGCCTGGAACCAAGGCAACATTCCGGAGTTTATGCGCACTTACTGGAATTCGCCGGATTTAGTTTTTGTATCGGGCACCACGGTAACCAAAGGCTGGCAACCCACGCTGGAACGGTATCAGAAAACGTATAGTTCGCGGGAAAAAATGGGAATTTTAAAATTTACTAATTTAAAGGTGCGCGCGGTAGCCAAAGATTCCGCTACCGTTTTAGGCAACTGGGCTTTAACGCGAGCCAACGATCATCCGCACGGGGAGTTTATTCTAAAACTTCGGAAGCTTAATAACCAATGGTACATTGTGCGGGATCAAACCAAGCAATACTAG
- a CDS encoding FeoB-associated Cys-rich membrane protein has product MVQEIIIFIVFALAAAYVIRLLIANFRPKAGGGCAKGCGGACSTIDFEKIKKDLETKSAPVR; this is encoded by the coding sequence ATGGTACAGGAAATTATCATTTTTATTGTTTTTGCTTTAGCGGCCGCCTACGTCATCCGGTTACTAATTGCTAATTTCCGGCCGAAAGCGGGCGGTGGCTGCGCCAAAGGTTGTGGAGGCGCCTGTTCTACCATTGATTTTGAAAAGATTAAGAAAGACCTGGAAACCAAATCTGCCCCGGTTCGTTAA
- a CDS encoding inositol monophosphatase family protein — translation MLLPELCEKVIAITKITGAFIRAEAQSFDRSKIEHKGLNDLVSYVDKQAEEQLVKELQQILPEAGFITEEGTVTERAAEYNWIIDPLDGTTNFMHGLPLFSISIGLMQHAEIVLGVIYEVSHDECFYATKGGGAFCNDKPIRVSGIEKLSDSLIVTGYPYTDFGKTDTYLQILKAYMQQSHGVRRLGSAAIDLAYVAKGIFEGFFEFNLNSYDVSAGVILVREAGGYVSLFTDNNGDPVFDREIVASNGQVHAEMLQVIAQYW, via the coding sequence ATGCTGCTTCCCGAATTGTGTGAAAAAGTAATTGCTATTACCAAAATTACCGGCGCTTTTATCCGGGCCGAAGCCCAGTCTTTTGACCGCAGCAAGATTGAACACAAAGGATTAAACGACCTGGTATCGTACGTAGATAAGCAAGCCGAAGAACAGTTAGTAAAGGAATTGCAGCAAATTTTGCCCGAAGCGGGTTTTATTACCGAAGAAGGAACCGTAACGGAGCGGGCCGCCGAATACAATTGGATCATCGACCCGCTCGATGGCACCACCAACTTTATGCACGGTTTGCCGCTTTTCTCCATCAGCATTGGCTTAATGCAACACGCCGAAATTGTGCTGGGCGTAATTTACGAAGTAAGCCACGACGAATGTTTTTACGCCACCAAAGGCGGCGGCGCCTTTTGCAACGACAAACCAATCCGTGTATCCGGTATAGAAAAACTTTCGGACTCGTTGATAGTAACCGGTTATCCGTACACCGATTTCGGCAAAACCGATACCTATCTGCAAATTTTAAAAGCGTACATGCAGCAATCGCACGGGGTGCGCCGTTTAGGTTCCGCCGCGATAGATTTGGCTTACGTGGCCAAAGGTATCTTCGAAGGCTTTTTTGAATTTAATTTGAATTCCTACGATGTATCGGCGGGCGTAATTTTGGTAAGAGAAGCGGGTGGTTACGTCAGCCTGTTTACCGATAACAACGGCGACCCGGTATTTGACCGCGAAATAGTGGCCAGCAACGGCCAGGTTCACGCCGAAATGCTGCAAGTAATTGCCCAGTATTGGTAA